A window of the Streptomyces sp. Ag109_O5-10 genome harbors these coding sequences:
- a CDS encoding long-chain fatty acid--CoA ligase gives MRDYALAPTTASALTGGLADSVFETADRNPTLPVLARRPEGTAAGWEEVTAVELRDGVVDLAKGLIASGISPGQRVAVMARTRYEWTVFGLALWSVGAEVVPIHPTSSRDQVEWILRDARCVAVLVEDEQAVMTVGTVCEGLPGLKHVWQLDAGALPELVQKGTFVPLTTVESLRRIVMPDSTAAITYTSGTSGRPLGCALSHRGLASPCDTLLAGWGHTAARPGEQASVLAFLPFSHVYGLMIMVICLRGGILMGHEPEMTEAALATALATFRPTYLYAVPSVLEKLYKTFLRTSQQHGRGALFERAAETARDFAAATERQRLGTGAGPGFDLRLQHALYERTVYRKLRAALGGRVLRATSGGSSLSRELTLFYEGIGMYVHDGYGLTESSGGITMQPLGREKSGTVGQALPGTQIQVADDGEILVRGPSVFQGYVGDDYATRAALRGGWLATGDIGRLDSEGYLTITGRKKDIIITSSGKSVAPAPLEQRLRMHPLVHQAVVVGDDRPCVGALITLDPDFLAHWRGALAVPGDSPGREAREENALREEIARAIASANSAVSRAESIRVYRVLQEPFAPGNGMLTPSMKLRRDAIARHYAAEIDAMYQARSQAVRRPGQPEPADWDDSDNVFR, from the coding sequence ATGCGCGACTACGCCCTCGCTCCGACGACCGCTTCGGCCCTGACCGGCGGGCTCGCCGACAGCGTCTTCGAGACGGCGGACCGGAACCCCACACTGCCGGTGCTGGCACGCCGGCCCGAGGGCACCGCCGCGGGCTGGGAGGAGGTCACCGCGGTCGAACTGCGGGACGGGGTGGTCGACCTGGCCAAGGGGCTGATCGCGTCGGGGATCTCGCCCGGGCAGCGGGTGGCCGTGATGGCGCGGACGCGCTACGAGTGGACGGTGTTCGGCCTCGCGCTGTGGTCGGTGGGGGCGGAGGTCGTCCCCATCCACCCGACGTCCTCCCGGGACCAGGTCGAGTGGATCCTGCGGGACGCCCGTTGTGTGGCCGTGCTGGTCGAGGACGAGCAGGCGGTGATGACCGTCGGCACCGTGTGCGAGGGGCTGCCGGGGCTCAAGCACGTGTGGCAGCTGGACGCGGGGGCGCTGCCCGAGCTGGTGCAGAAGGGCACGTTCGTCCCGCTGACCACGGTGGAGTCGCTGCGCCGGATCGTGATGCCCGACTCGACGGCGGCCATCACCTACACCTCGGGCACCTCGGGCCGTCCGCTGGGCTGCGCGCTGAGCCACCGCGGGCTCGCCTCCCCGTGCGACACCCTGCTGGCGGGCTGGGGGCACACCGCGGCACGCCCCGGCGAGCAGGCCTCCGTCCTGGCCTTCCTGCCGTTCTCGCACGTGTACGGCCTGATGATCATGGTGATCTGTCTGCGCGGCGGGATCCTGATGGGCCACGAACCGGAGATGACCGAGGCCGCGCTGGCCACGGCGCTGGCCACGTTCCGGCCGACCTATCTGTACGCCGTGCCGTCGGTGCTGGAGAAGCTGTACAAGACTTTCCTGCGCACCTCCCAGCAGCACGGCCGGGGCGCCCTGTTCGAGCGGGCCGCGGAGACCGCGCGGGACTTCGCCGCGGCCACGGAGCGGCAGCGGCTGGGCACCGGGGCGGGCCCGGGCTTCGACCTGCGGCTGCAGCACGCCCTGTACGAGCGGACGGTGTACCGCAAGCTGCGCGCCGCACTCGGCGGCCGGGTGCTGCGGGCCACGTCCGGCGGCTCCTCGCTCAGCCGGGAACTCACCCTCTTCTACGAGGGCATCGGCATGTACGTCCATGACGGGTACGGCCTCACCGAGTCCAGCGGCGGGATCACCATGCAGCCGCTGGGCCGGGAGAAGTCGGGCACGGTCGGCCAGGCCCTGCCGGGCACCCAGATCCAGGTGGCCGACGACGGCGAGATCCTGGTGCGCGGCCCGTCGGTGTTCCAGGGGTACGTCGGCGACGACTACGCGACCCGGGCCGCGCTGCGCGGCGGCTGGCTGGCCACCGGGGACATCGGCCGGCTGGACTCGGAGGGCTATCTGACCATCACGGGCCGCAAGAAGGACATCATCATCACGAGCAGCGGCAAGAGCGTGGCCCCGGCCCCGCTGGAGCAGCGGTTGCGGATGCACCCGCTGGTGCACCAGGCGGTGGTCGTCGGGGACGACCGGCCCTGTGTGGGCGCGCTGATCACTCTGGACCCGGACTTCCTCGCGCACTGGCGGGGGGCGCTGGCCGTGCCGGGCGACTCACCCGGGCGGGAGGCGCGCGAGGAGAACGCGCTGCGCGAGGAGATCGCCCGCGCCATCGCGTCCGCCAACAGCGCGGTCTCCCGCGCCGAGTCGATCCGGGTCTACCGGGTGCTCCAGGAACCGTTCGCCCCGGGCAACGGCATGCTGACACCGTCGATGAAGCTGCGCCGGGACGCGATAGCACGCCACTACGCGGCCGAGATCGACGCCATGTACCAGGCCCGCTCGCAGGCGGTACGCCGCCCGGGCCAGCCGGAACCGGCCGACTGGGACGATTCGGACAACGTGTTCCGGTGA
- a CDS encoding ATP-binding protein, which translates to MGTGPRRDDGRSAQETDGCTVPFPGRLSDVTGARLAADGYLAGIARTSPPTHPDCWNDILLVVTELAANVVQYAPGPFELRMRRTYDGVHVTMHDSSQVRPEPRPFHPDGGGGGVGWHLLHTLCDQVSVVVTADGKDVHAFLPW; encoded by the coding sequence ATGGGGACCGGACCACGGCGGGACGACGGACGATCCGCGCAGGAGACCGACGGATGTACGGTCCCCTTCCCGGGCCGACTGAGCGATGTGACCGGTGCGAGGCTCGCCGCCGACGGCTACCTGGCCGGTATCGCCCGCACCTCGCCGCCCACGCATCCGGACTGCTGGAACGACATTTTGCTGGTCGTGACGGAACTGGCCGCCAATGTGGTCCAGTATGCGCCGGGCCCCTTCGAACTGCGCATGCGCCGCACGTACGACGGGGTCCACGTCACGATGCACGACTCCAGCCAGGTCCGGCCCGAGCCGCGGCCCTTCCACCCGGACGGGGGCGGGGGCGGCGTCGGCTGGCACCTGCTGCACACGCTGTGCGACCAGGTCAGCGTGGTCGTCACCGCGGACGGCAAGGACGTCCACGCCTTCCTGCCC